In a genomic window of Amycolatopsis japonica:
- a CDS encoding Hsp70 family protein codes for MPYVLGIDIASTRTTAATCVNSGDGWSVPEPSWLGARGPAAASAVFLDDDGYLLTGDAAVEAGRSAPARLLTGFHERVGDDVPVIVGGERFPAESLSAVLVDAAVDQAAERFGEKPHHIVLTHPVGWGSFRRDLLRRALAEAGFPRAALVAAPVAALHAYLAPHGDVTAGVCEFGPDGAVVTIAAATAVNGWQPIKTLEGVDPAEAVGKVFELAHGAGVPPQALAGIVLCGEAPPVPGRTPCPVFASSDPVLTVATGAANIAARRDLPQPGGAGSHAVATVETTLLPRVDTPEELTERPERPPVDITPFPLPERTGAAKLLSRRKPLVAGAAVVVLAATTLLLTLTTREATADKGPEAPPTTSSSCAPPTPGATLPPEGRC; via the coding sequence TTGCCCTACGTCCTCGGCATCGATATCGCCTCGACCCGCACCACCGCCGCCACCTGCGTGAACTCCGGCGACGGCTGGAGCGTGCCCGAGCCGTCGTGGCTCGGCGCGCGCGGCCCGGCGGCGGCGTCGGCGGTGTTCCTCGACGACGACGGCTACCTGCTCACCGGGGACGCCGCGGTCGAAGCCGGTCGATCCGCGCCCGCCCGCCTGCTCACCGGGTTCCACGAACGGGTCGGCGACGACGTTCCCGTGATCGTCGGTGGCGAACGGTTCCCCGCCGAATCCCTCAGCGCGGTCCTCGTCGACGCGGCGGTGGATCAAGCGGCCGAACGCTTCGGTGAGAAACCGCACCACATCGTGCTCACGCATCCCGTCGGCTGGGGTTCGTTCCGTCGCGACCTGCTGCGCCGGGCGCTGGCCGAGGCCGGATTCCCCCGTGCCGCGCTGGTGGCGGCGCCCGTCGCCGCGCTGCACGCGTACCTCGCCCCGCACGGCGATGTCACCGCCGGTGTCTGCGAATTCGGCCCGGACGGCGCGGTCGTCACGATCGCCGCCGCCACCGCCGTCAACGGCTGGCAACCCATCAAAACGCTGGAAGGTGTCGACCCCGCAGAAGCCGTCGGCAAGGTCTTCGAACTCGCGCACGGCGCCGGGGTCCCGCCCCAGGCGCTGGCGGGCATCGTGCTCTGCGGCGAGGCACCGCCGGTTCCCGGCCGGACACCGTGCCCCGTCTTCGCGTCGAGCGACCCGGTGCTGACGGTGGCGACCGGCGCGGCCAACATCGCCGCGCGACGTGACCTTCCTCAACCCGGCGGCGCGGGATCGCACGCCGTCGCGACCGTCGAAACCACCCTGCTCCCCCGGGTCGACACCCCCGAAGAGCTCACCGAGCGACCCGAACGGCCGCCGGTGGACATCACCCCGTTCCCCTTGCCAGAACGCACCGGGGCGGCGAAACTGCTCAGCCGGCGCAAGCCCCTCGTCGCCGGAGCCGCGGTCGTGGTGCTGGCCGCGACCACCCTGCTGCTCACCCTGACCACTCGAGAAGCCACCGCCGACAAGGGTCCCGAAGCCCCTCCCACCACTTCGAGCTCGTGCGCGCCGCCCACCCCCGGTGCCACCCTGCCCCCCGAAGGTCGCTGTTGA
- a CDS encoding helix-turn-helix transcriptional regulator, protein MNALLDQPGIIHPGARRLLDEVTTAPEVPVRVTVVAPGGHGKTHLLGLLGRRYADAGVEALLIDDADQLDDDELAKIKARTEETTAPVVLAFRTAARTKALRTLADSFGRSVSLGAFGLDDVRKLVEQSGGDAATAAEVHLRTGGVPGLVVRAVTGRLADFRGELEQLDDDVHRYLIAAEAGAGRNLDLLAALLNRDREGLPEVFDSARATGLLGEDDVLLPIAAEAIRTWGSPGRRLTVLQRLVELQLRDGLPVLDLAKSLLGTGSSGASAAAAFEAAAREAMPDDTKLAARFYEAASEAGGRGAALTVGWAHAAALAGDLDTALRLGDGMLGSTSDTDARAAGAEVAATVLAHRGELAHSAELYQWSGRAASKAFAAIALLGTGKLEAARGVLETPEVPTLFAGAASRMARAITDSVSGCGAETLSALLGAASMLESAGAPAPLPDSPAALAALVGLHSGELALAESVLSRAANGRIGGDLLAKRHRLLLGWVAMTAGDLKTAAEALMPPDGLEARDELFAATLQLGLARRASDLPGLQRSWDRAYQASMRQQPDLYSLLPLGELAIAAARGGASAKLAGQLERAHAVLDALGNPPLWTATLRWHELHAAITVEDHTSAGERLAALNDFASCGRYPAALAAAATGWLAVLTGSFDPESITASASELHELGLCWDASRLAGQAAIRTSDRKAMVQLLEAARQFQGRAPEPVAATGLNALSERELEVARLVVGGLTYKQAGSELFISGKTVEHHMARIRGKLGAGDRRELLAMLRELLAAGEG, encoded by the coding sequence TTGAACGCACTGCTCGACCAGCCCGGCATCATCCATCCGGGTGCCCGCCGCCTGCTCGACGAGGTGACCACCGCCCCGGAAGTCCCGGTGCGGGTCACCGTCGTCGCCCCCGGCGGGCACGGCAAGACCCATCTGCTCGGCCTGCTCGGACGTCGCTACGCGGACGCCGGCGTCGAGGCACTGCTGATCGACGACGCCGACCAGCTCGACGACGACGAGCTCGCGAAGATCAAGGCGCGGACGGAGGAAACGACGGCACCCGTGGTCCTGGCCTTCCGGACGGCGGCGCGCACGAAGGCGTTGCGCACGCTCGCCGATTCCTTCGGCAGATCGGTGTCCTTGGGCGCTTTCGGCCTCGACGACGTCCGGAAGCTCGTCGAGCAGTCCGGCGGCGACGCGGCCACCGCGGCCGAAGTCCACCTCAGAACCGGTGGTGTGCCTGGGCTCGTGGTGCGCGCGGTCACCGGGCGGCTCGCGGACTTCCGCGGCGAACTGGAGCAGCTGGACGACGACGTGCACCGCTACCTGATCGCGGCGGAAGCGGGCGCGGGCCGGAATCTCGATCTTCTCGCCGCGCTTCTGAACCGCGATCGCGAAGGTCTCCCCGAGGTCTTCGACAGTGCCAGGGCGACCGGCCTCCTCGGCGAGGACGACGTCCTGCTGCCGATCGCGGCCGAAGCCATCCGGACCTGGGGTTCGCCGGGGCGGCGGCTGACGGTGCTGCAGCGGCTGGTGGAACTCCAGTTACGGGACGGGCTTCCGGTGCTGGACCTCGCCAAGTCGTTGCTGGGCACGGGAAGTTCGGGCGCGAGCGCGGCGGCGGCCTTCGAAGCCGCCGCCCGCGAGGCGATGCCCGACGACACGAAACTCGCGGCGCGATTCTACGAAGCTGCGTCCGAGGCCGGTGGGCGCGGCGCGGCGCTCACCGTCGGCTGGGCGCACGCCGCGGCGCTGGCCGGAGACCTCGACACCGCACTGCGGCTCGGTGACGGCATGCTCGGCAGCACGTCGGATACGGACGCCAGGGCCGCGGGCGCCGAAGTGGCCGCGACCGTGCTGGCGCATCGCGGCGAACTGGCGCACAGCGCGGAGCTGTACCAATGGTCCGGGCGGGCGGCGTCGAAGGCGTTCGCCGCGATCGCGTTGCTGGGCACCGGAAAACTCGAAGCCGCCCGGGGTGTGCTGGAAACTCCCGAAGTCCCGACGTTGTTCGCCGGTGCCGCCTCGCGGATGGCGCGGGCGATCACCGATTCGGTGTCGGGCTGCGGTGCCGAAACCCTGTCAGCCTTGCTGGGCGCGGCGTCGATGCTGGAATCGGCGGGTGCGCCCGCGCCGCTGCCGGACAGCCCGGCGGCCCTGGCGGCGTTGGTGGGCCTGCATTCCGGCGAACTCGCGCTGGCCGAGTCGGTGTTGAGCCGTGCGGCGAACGGCCGGATCGGCGGCGATCTGCTCGCGAAGCGGCACCGGCTGTTGCTCGGCTGGGTGGCGATGACCGCGGGCGACCTCAAAACCGCCGCCGAAGCCCTGATGCCGCCGGACGGCCTCGAAGCGCGTGACGAACTCTTCGCCGCCACTCTGCAGTTGGGCCTGGCGCGGCGGGCGAGCGATCTTCCCGGCCTGCAACGTTCTTGGGACCGGGCGTATCAGGCTTCGATGCGCCAGCAGCCGGACCTGTATTCGCTGCTGCCGCTGGGAGAACTCGCGATCGCGGCCGCACGGGGCGGCGCGAGCGCCAAACTGGCCGGGCAGCTGGAGCGGGCACACGCCGTACTCGACGCGCTCGGCAACCCTCCACTGTGGACAGCAACCCTGCGCTGGCACGAACTGCACGCCGCCATCACCGTCGAGGACCACACGTCGGCGGGGGAACGTCTGGCCGCGTTGAACGATTTCGCGTCCTGCGGCCGCTATCCCGCCGCCCTCGCCGCCGCCGCGACCGGCTGGCTCGCGGTCCTGACCGGCAGCTTCGATCCGGAATCGATCACCGCGTCCGCGTCGGAACTGCACGAACTCGGGCTCTGCTGGGACGCCTCCCGGCTGGCCGGGCAGGCGGCGATCCGGACCTCCGACCGGAAGGCGATGGTCCAGTTGCTCGAAGCGGCCCGGCAGTTCCAAGGCCGGGCACCGGAACCCGTCGCGGCCACCGGGCTGAACGCCTTGAGCGAACGGGAACTGGAAGTCGCCCGCCTCGTCGTCGGCGGGCTGACGTACAAGCAGGCCGGGAGCGAACTGTTCATCTCGGGGAAGACCGTGGAACACCACATGGCACGGATCCGGGGGAAACTCGGGGCCGGGGACCGGCGGGAGCTGCTGGCGATGCTGCGGGAGTTGCTTGCGGCGGGCGAGGGTTGA
- a CDS encoding NAD-dependent epimerase/dehydratase family protein, protein MSHAVVLGGTGLIGRAAARRLLARGWEVTVAGRDSSRMPEDIAVAGGRFVAGDRGEPGSLAAALGAGADLVVDCLCFTAAHARDLLPLLDDVGSTVMISSKAVYVDAAGNHVNSAAAPAFDGPIHESQPTMSPREDIDYRTRDGYGANKVAAEHALLDSGYPVTVLRPSKVHGEGAAKPGEWVFVKRVADRREVLLLSRGGRGVDQPSAAENIAALIETAAGNPGRRVLNAADPDAPDALGISRIVANHLGHRWEEVLLDDHAPAGLGRHPWDRLPGIRLDMSAAGRLGYLPVGDYVTTVTAELDWLGSTDRLPADFDHDYFAPMFDYAAEDAYLAER, encoded by the coding sequence ATGTCGCACGCGGTCGTTCTCGGTGGGACCGGGCTGATCGGTCGCGCCGCGGCACGGCGGTTACTGGCCCGCGGCTGGGAGGTGACCGTTGCCGGCCGGGACTCCTCGCGTATGCCCGAGGACATCGCGGTCGCAGGTGGCCGGTTCGTCGCCGGGGACCGCGGCGAACCCGGCAGTCTCGCGGCCGCGCTCGGCGCGGGAGCGGATCTGGTGGTCGACTGCCTGTGCTTCACCGCCGCACACGCCCGTGATCTGCTGCCGCTGCTGGACGATGTGGGGTCCACGGTGATGATCTCCAGCAAGGCCGTGTACGTCGACGCGGCGGGCAACCACGTGAACTCGGCCGCCGCGCCGGCTTTCGACGGGCCGATCCACGAGTCGCAGCCCACCATGAGCCCACGCGAGGACATCGACTACCGCACTCGTGACGGCTACGGCGCCAACAAGGTGGCGGCGGAACATGCCCTGCTCGACAGCGGATACCCGGTCACCGTTCTGCGGCCGTCCAAAGTTCATGGAGAGGGCGCGGCCAAGCCCGGCGAATGGGTGTTCGTCAAACGCGTGGCCGACCGGCGCGAAGTCCTTCTCCTGTCCCGCGGTGGCCGTGGCGTCGACCAGCCGAGTGCGGCCGAAAACATTGCCGCGCTGATCGAAACCGCCGCGGGAAACCCGGGCAGGCGTGTCCTCAATGCCGCGGACCCGGACGCGCCCGACGCCCTGGGCATCTCGAGAATCGTCGCGAACCACCTCGGCCATCGGTGGGAGGAAGTGCTCCTCGACGACCATGCCCCAGCCGGACTCGGCCGGCACCCCTGGGACCGCCTGCCGGGTATCCGGCTGGACATGTCCGCGGCCGGGCGACTGGGCTACCTGCCGGTCGGCGACTATGTCACCACCGTGACCGCCGAGCTGGATTGGCTGGGCTCCACCGATCGGCTCCCGGCAGACTTCGACCACGACTATTTCGCGCCGATGTTCGACTACGCCGCGGAGGACGCCTACCTCGCGGAGCGGTAG
- a CDS encoding VOC family protein: MNAFYHLCFVVRDIRQATEDLTRTLGVTWSPVRAGTLGDWDYDIVFSTGGPPFFEVIHGPAGSPWDATDGSRFDHIGYWSKDVVTDKQRLADRGAPIEFDSCPYGRSFTYHRLDSIGARIELSISRCSRDFATPGPRT, from the coding sequence GTGAACGCCTTCTACCACTTGTGCTTCGTCGTCCGAGATATCCGACAGGCGACCGAAGACCTCACCCGCACCCTCGGCGTGACCTGGAGCCCGGTCCGTGCGGGCACCCTCGGGGACTGGGACTACGACATCGTGTTCTCGACCGGCGGGCCCCCGTTCTTCGAGGTGATCCATGGTCCCGCCGGAAGTCCGTGGGACGCGACCGACGGGTCCCGCTTCGACCACATCGGCTACTGGTCCAAGGACGTCGTGACGGATAAACAACGTCTGGCGGATCGAGGCGCGCCGATCGAGTTCGACTCCTGCCCCTACGGTCGCTCCTTCACCTACCACCGGCTCGACAGCATCGGAGCACGGATCGAACTGTCGATCTCGCGGTGCAGCCGGGATTTCGCGACGCCTGGGCCCAGGACGTAG
- a CDS encoding CU044_5270 family protein gives MNDLQTLRAALAVEEPHQDVVDRSRHRLQNRIRGGRVSRRRTGRLIAGAGLTVAAAAVAIAVMPAAPVDGPAAVRTISGQEVLLVAATAAERSPEGSGTYWHVKVTVAHGVAASSEYEYWIKPDGQSWMRGAKTGGKVTPLKAHSANPFSLVAVDLTLEQLRTLPTAPDALKAWIAEALERSDARTSAGEFTASDREQAGFQSLISLVSTLPATPEVRATAFRAIAGYPGVENLGTVPGGLGLSLPNGERLVVDPATGRVNRTSVFVTMDGAVAKVADPAGATINAEWTDTLPA, from the coding sequence ATGAATGACCTGCAGACATTGCGCGCCGCGCTGGCCGTGGAGGAGCCGCACCAGGACGTGGTCGACCGCAGCCGTCACCGGCTCCAGAACCGGATCCGCGGCGGCCGGGTCTCCCGGCGGCGGACCGGCCGGCTGATCGCGGGGGCCGGGCTCACTGTGGCCGCTGCCGCTGTGGCGATCGCGGTCATGCCCGCCGCACCGGTCGACGGTCCCGCGGCGGTGCGAACGATCAGTGGTCAGGAGGTCCTGCTCGTGGCCGCCACCGCCGCTGAGCGATCCCCCGAGGGATCTGGCACCTACTGGCACGTGAAGGTGACTGTGGCGCACGGCGTTGCCGCTTCGAGTGAGTACGAGTACTGGATCAAGCCGGACGGTCAGTCGTGGATGCGGGGAGCGAAGACAGGTGGCAAGGTCACGCCGCTGAAGGCGCATTCAGCCAACCCGTTCTCGCTGGTCGCGGTCGATCTGACCCTCGAGCAGTTGCGTACCCTGCCGACGGCCCCGGATGCGTTGAAGGCTTGGATCGCCGAGGCCCTGGAGCGTAGCGACGCCAGGACGAGCGCGGGCGAGTTCACTGCGAGCGATCGGGAACAGGCAGGCTTCCAGTCGTTGATCTCACTGGTGTCCACACTGCCGGCCACGCCGGAGGTCCGGGCCACGGCCTTCCGCGCGATCGCCGGCTATCCAGGTGTCGAGAACCTCGGCACGGTACCGGGCGGGCTTGGCCTGTCGCTGCCCAACGGCGAGCGGCTCGTCGTCGATCCGGCGACCGGGCGGGTGAACAGGACGTCGGTGTTCGTCACCATGGACGGGGCGGTGGCCAAGGTGGCCGACCCCGCCGGCGCCACGATCAACGCCGAGTGGACCGACACTCTGCCCGCGTAG
- a CDS encoding RNA polymerase sigma factor: MTAGTGQQVTDADLAARLPQDPELFTEVHDRYFAAIYRYAAGRLDAQTAEDIAAETFLVAFDRRGTFDAERGEVRVWLFGIATNLVARHRRREARHYRALARASVAPVAEGHESRVVASVAARRLLPQLAKALSRLSAGERDVLLLVALGQLGYEEVAAALGISSGTVGSRLSRARKKLNSILTPEALDE, encoded by the coding sequence ATGACAGCGGGGACGGGCCAGCAGGTGACCGACGCCGACCTCGCCGCCCGGTTGCCGCAGGACCCGGAACTGTTCACCGAAGTGCATGATCGCTACTTCGCTGCCATCTATCGGTATGCGGCCGGTCGTCTGGACGCGCAGACCGCGGAGGACATCGCCGCGGAGACGTTCCTCGTCGCGTTCGACCGGCGCGGCACGTTCGACGCCGAACGCGGTGAGGTGCGGGTCTGGCTGTTCGGCATCGCCACGAATCTGGTGGCCAGGCATCGCCGCCGGGAGGCTCGCCACTATCGCGCGCTGGCGCGGGCGAGTGTCGCGCCAGTGGCCGAGGGACACGAGAGCAGGGTGGTCGCGTCGGTGGCCGCCCGGCGGCTGCTTCCTCAACTCGCGAAGGCGCTGTCCCGGCTGTCCGCCGGGGAACGCGACGTGCTCCTGCTCGTGGCGCTCGGCCAGCTCGGGTACGAGGAAGTGGCCGCGGCGCTCGGCATTTCTTCCGGCACGGTCGGTTCCCGGCTCAGCCGCGCACGCAAGAAGCTCAACTCCATCCTCACTCCGGAGGCACTCGATGAATGA
- a CDS encoding alpha/beta fold hydrolase translates to MVNGAEREYNRLVANTHDSPRGSGEPDPPEPSDLPRLPGVSHTFLTLSTGLRMHVAEAGRPEAPTVLLLHGFPQHWWEWRKVILPLAEHYRVIAPDLRGAGWTDAPAQGYSVKEVLADVLALLDRLGRRRVGLVAHDFSAFVGFRLCFDHPERIAAFLCLGPHPYLRFKPYMLAGIPQLWFQPVVATPRLGPWALATDRLARHLLRGGFATAESITDEDLAVFTTRLHEPRHPEAGSALYRNLILPEMGRFSSGVYRKRRLTVPTVALVGGADRGVRPGMLDVHGDRADDLAGHVVDGAGHYLADDRPDAVTAHALELFGRVL, encoded by the coding sequence ATGGTGAATGGCGCGGAAAGGGAGTACAACCGTCTCGTGGCGAATACGCATGACTCACCTCGCGGATCCGGCGAGCCGGACCCGCCGGAGCCGTCAGATCTGCCGCGGCTCCCCGGCGTGAGCCATACGTTCCTGACGCTCTCTACCGGTCTGCGGATGCACGTCGCCGAGGCCGGCCGACCAGAAGCCCCGACGGTCCTGCTCTTGCACGGCTTCCCGCAGCATTGGTGGGAGTGGCGCAAGGTCATCCTTCCGCTCGCCGAGCACTACCGGGTGATCGCGCCGGACCTGCGCGGCGCGGGCTGGACGGACGCCCCGGCTCAGGGGTACTCCGTGAAGGAAGTCCTCGCCGACGTGCTCGCGTTGCTGGACCGGCTCGGCCGGCGCCGGGTCGGCCTCGTCGCGCATGACTTCAGTGCCTTCGTCGGGTTCCGGCTCTGCTTCGACCACCCGGAACGGATCGCGGCTTTCCTCTGCCTCGGCCCGCACCCCTACCTGCGTTTCAAGCCGTACATGCTGGCTGGTATCCCGCAGTTGTGGTTCCAGCCGGTTGTCGCCACACCACGCCTGGGGCCGTGGGCCCTGGCCACCGACCGGCTCGCCCGCCACCTGCTGCGCGGTGGTTTTGCCACGGCCGAGTCGATCACCGACGAAGATCTGGCTGTCTTCACCACGCGCCTGCACGAACCGCGGCATCCTGAGGCCGGCTCGGCGCTGTATCGAAACCTCATCCTCCCCGAGATGGGGCGCTTCTCCTCGGGCGTCTACCGCAAGCGGCGGCTCACGGTCCCGACCGTGGCGCTCGTGGGCGGCGCCGATCGAGGGGTCCGGCCAGGGATGCTCGACGTCCACGGTGACCGGGCGGACGACCTGGCCGGCCATGTCGTCGACGGCGCGGGTCATTACCTCGCGGACGATCGGCCCGATGCCGTCACGGCTCATGCGCTGGAACTGTTCGGGCGTGTCCTCTGA
- a CDS encoding DUF6228 family protein, translating to MIQARIGSDHDFLRLTADGFDDGAPQYLLAELRLQGLSASVQVVHHYATGFADLAEFFQQHVNDWRGWDGVRTWESLERDLKIDASHQYGHVQLRVTIQRFQPDWGNDGWPATGDLTIEPGEQLSQIAQEVKALATGS from the coding sequence ATGATCCAGGCACGGATTGGCTCCGACCATGACTTTCTGCGGCTGACGGCTGATGGCTTCGACGACGGTGCGCCACAGTACTTGCTGGCCGAGCTGCGACTCCAGGGCTTGTCCGCGTCAGTTCAGGTCGTGCACCACTATGCGACCGGGTTCGCCGATCTCGCGGAGTTCTTCCAGCAGCATGTGAACGACTGGCGTGGATGGGACGGAGTCCGAACCTGGGAGTCGCTCGAAAGGGACCTGAAAATCGACGCGTCCCACCAGTACGGCCACGTGCAGCTACGGGTCACCATCCAGAGGTTTCAACCTGACTGGGGAAACGACGGCTGGCCCGCGACCGGTGACTTGACGATCGAGCCAGGTGAGCAACTGTCGCAGATCGCCCAAGAGGTCAAGGCGCTGGCGACCGGCTCATGA
- a CDS encoding HNH endonuclease signature motif containing protein, with protein MTTTLAYNPKAARFLDAAFDEELSLRRTQGRQVRALADFAARGGSRRSVTEEVALRFSVTRNHAFLLVETSCALVARLPNTLAALERGDIDLYKASKVMQLTREVSDEVAAQVDAWLTKRLADRDPGAIRGSVRHAVQKFDPDGYRERAAKKRALRHISLEHDDETMSTLSGHLPTEVASSIYASMSRAARSRRNKDKSRTLDQHRADIFAERLLAENGRGKPRAHIHVYVDFLTLVGARDDPATLAGYGPIPDWLVREIASDPGSTWSRLITDSATGQLLEAGGDKYRSPASLARLIKARDRECTQPGCHLPAEVSEIDHIVPRARNGKTNHHNCHIHCKNHNLLKEEPGWSAVPTGDGGMIITTPSGHTYESAPEPFHEPRTGPEDDETQT; from the coding sequence ATGACCACAACTCTCGCTTATAACCCGAAAGCCGCTCGCTTTCTTGACGCCGCGTTCGACGAAGAGCTTTCGCTTCGGCGGACGCAGGGACGTCAGGTACGAGCGTTAGCCGATTTCGCCGCTCGCGGCGGATCACGAAGATCCGTGACCGAGGAGGTCGCCTTGCGCTTCTCGGTCACCCGCAATCACGCTTTCCTGCTCGTCGAGACTTCCTGCGCCCTCGTCGCCCGCCTGCCGAACACGCTGGCGGCATTGGAACGTGGTGATATCGACCTATACAAGGCTTCCAAGGTCATGCAACTGACCAGGGAGGTGTCGGACGAAGTCGCGGCACAGGTCGACGCCTGGCTGACCAAACGTCTCGCCGACCGTGATCCCGGAGCGATCCGGGGTTCGGTGAGACATGCCGTGCAGAAATTCGATCCCGACGGCTACCGCGAACGAGCGGCCAAGAAACGCGCGTTGCGGCATATCTCGCTGGAACACGACGACGAGACCATGTCCACACTCTCCGGCCACCTTCCCACGGAAGTCGCCAGTTCCATCTACGCCTCGATGAGCCGTGCCGCGCGCTCCCGGCGGAACAAGGACAAATCCCGGACGCTCGACCAGCATCGCGCCGACATCTTCGCCGAACGACTGCTGGCCGAGAACGGCCGGGGCAAGCCGCGAGCCCACATCCATGTCTATGTCGACTTCTTGACACTCGTCGGCGCACGCGACGATCCCGCGACACTGGCCGGGTACGGACCCATCCCCGACTGGCTGGTCCGCGAAATCGCCTCCGACCCCGGGTCCACCTGGTCCCGGCTGATCACCGACTCCGCCACGGGCCAACTGCTCGAGGCGGGCGGCGACAAGTACCGGTCACCGGCGTCCTTGGCCCGCTTGATCAAGGCGAGGGATCGCGAGTGCACCCAACCAGGCTGTCACCTGCCGGCCGAGGTCTCCGAGATCGACCATATCGTCCCGCGGGCTCGCAACGGAAAGACCAATCACCACAACTGCCATATCCACTGCAAGAACCACAACCTGCTCAAAGAGGAACCCGGGTGGTCGGCCGTACCCACCGGCGACGGCGGCATGATCATCACCACGCCGAGCGGCCATACCTACGAGTCAGCGCCAGAGCCGTTCCACGAACCACGCACAGGTCCCGAGGACGATGAAACTCAGACCTGA
- a CDS encoding HEAT repeat domain-containing protein: MRPTWTGKLVWTFPQPFSCSYAFRDRASTREKDERGGRWIGEDRRVIFGRSKTVAEALQETLESRGQRVGVLIDALMRVDSSGDASEIKAAFETITETPALVATLDVYCRSQRALADVDLRLTGRGAGPLTTAIAASHGNGRVREVAVTKMLASPRAEMLPFLLVRMTDWASPVRDAARMGVVRLLHDKPSTYLRPAAETMLHLRRRRRGGFGVQQLYAAAHDAPVAVLEQLMCSATSAVPRFAFEVRTRRGDLKLDEMVRLAVTNSDKGLRARAGEAAAREAVWTGRVDVLRKLAACRHGEVRISALTGLARLGHWNEIAGLLDDRSSLIRALARDAARRTGVDAVDWYRSAVSAASPSLGTIAGLAESGRQEDGQLLHPLLSHPAARVRAQAVGALRILNAVPVDSVRPMVEDPSRRVVRAVLKALGTPAQV; the protein is encoded by the coding sequence GTGCGGCCGACGTGGACAGGAAAACTCGTCTGGACCTTTCCTCAGCCATTCTCTTGTTCCTACGCGTTCCGTGATCGGGCGTCTACCCGCGAAAAGGATGAGCGCGGTGGGCGGTGGATCGGGGAAGATCGCCGAGTGATCTTCGGAAGAAGCAAGACCGTGGCCGAGGCACTCCAGGAAACCTTGGAGAGCAGGGGACAGCGCGTCGGCGTACTCATCGATGCGCTCATGCGTGTCGACAGTTCCGGTGACGCCTCCGAAATCAAGGCCGCCTTCGAGACGATCACCGAGACACCGGCGCTCGTCGCGACTCTCGATGTGTACTGCCGGTCTCAGCGGGCCTTGGCCGACGTCGATCTTCGACTCACGGGGCGTGGGGCCGGGCCGTTGACGACGGCGATCGCCGCTTCACACGGCAACGGTCGAGTCCGCGAGGTGGCGGTCACGAAGATGCTGGCGAGCCCGCGCGCGGAGATGCTTCCGTTCCTGCTGGTGCGCATGACGGATTGGGCGTCTCCGGTCCGCGACGCCGCCCGCATGGGTGTCGTCCGGCTGTTGCACGACAAGCCATCGACGTACCTCCGGCCCGCCGCCGAAACGATGCTTCACCTGCGGCGCCGTCGTCGCGGGGGCTTCGGCGTCCAGCAGTTGTACGCGGCTGCTCACGACGCCCCCGTGGCGGTGCTCGAGCAGCTGATGTGCTCGGCGACCTCCGCTGTGCCGAGGTTCGCGTTCGAGGTCAGAACCCGGCGTGGCGATCTCAAACTCGACGAGATGGTTCGGCTCGCCGTGACGAATTCCGACAAGGGTCTTCGCGCCCGAGCCGGTGAGGCCGCCGCCCGCGAGGCCGTGTGGACTGGTCGCGTGGACGTCCTGCGCAAGCTGGCCGCCTGCCGGCACGGCGAGGTACGGATCAGCGCGCTGACCGGACTCGCTCGCCTCGGCCACTGGAACGAAATCGCCGGTCTGCTGGACGACCGTTCCTCGCTGATCCGTGCGCTCGCGCGGGATGCTGCCCGGCGTACGGGCGTCGACGCTGTCGACTGGTACCGGTCGGCCGTTTCCGCTGCGAGCCCTTCCTTGGGCACCATCGCGGGACTTGCCGAGTCGGGGCGGCAAGAGGATGGGCAGCTGCTGCATCCGTTGCTGAGCCACCCTGCGGCCAGAGTGCGAGCTCAAGCCGTTGGGGCCCTTCGGATTCTGAACGCCGTTCCGGTCGATTCGGTGAGGCCGATGGTCGAGGATCCTTCCCGTCGGGTTGTCAGGGCGGTCTTGAAGGCTTTGGGGACACCGGCTCAGGTCTGA